TAAGTAAACAAGCAAGAACAGGAGAGTTCTATCCAGTTGTCTGTTCTATCCCCTTTATCAAGAACCTGATACCAGAGCCCTGTGCTGGTATCCTGAAAGTGAACGATCGCTGCAACTAACTCTTTATGCCACTGGATAAGCTGCCGCCGTTTGGGATGTTGGAAAGGGAGCCACTCCAGCATATCAGGGAGGGCTGCACAGACCCAGCCTATTGCTCGTCCCCAAAATTCGGGGGAGCATCCCGTTTCTGGATTTGCCCAGCCAGCTTTTCGTGATTCGTCCCATGCATGATACAAAAGACCCGTTTTTGTGTCTTTACAGTGTTTAAACATCACTTCTAAATGGGTAAGGGAGGGTTCAAAAATCTCTGGTTTGTTAAAAGTAATTCCGTACCGGCATGCCAGGGGGCCCTGCATGTAAATGTGGTCAAGCCACACTTGATGAGGGCAATCTTCCTTGTGCCAGAAGGCCCCCTCACTTGTGCGACTCCACCCCTGATAAATCTTTATGATCCTGTCGAGGGCTTTTTGGTACTTTTTTTCTCCCGTCTCTGCTAAAAGATTAAAGAGAAGAATTCCAGCCTGGACGTCATCTGCCTGATCAGTGTTAAATTCGATGTGCTCTTCATCGATAATGATGCTGTCCACCCAATTTTTTATGTATTCGAAGTATTCTTTCTTATGGGTCTTGTGCCAGATCATTTCCATTCCCAAAAGGAATACTCCCTGGTGGTAGTGAAAGCGCCCCACTGGTGGAAGTTGGGATGCCTCATAGGTGGCCATCATGGTCTCACAGGTTTTCTCGGCTATAGAAAAAGGATCCTGCATTTTTTCTCCTCCGTTGTTTTTCTCTAAGTATCGTTGCATCGTAGGTACCGTTGTGCGTGAAAATCATAATACATACCTTCAAAATATCCTAGGCGAGTTGTAGCTACTTCCAGAATATAGTGATTAATTCCCTGCTGAAGATGTTGGGAAGAAAGTTCCCACACAAAGGGATGCCAGGCTCGTCGTCCCAGGTCGAATCCGTTTACCCATAGATGACTGGCCGCTCTCCACCTGCTATCTGGAATCCTAATCTGTATGTTTACTCCTTTTTTATTCTGGGGTTCCCACATAAAGGTACCCCCATAGCGAATATATCCTGCGTAGTGGGGGTAGCCGTAGTTCTGTGGTTCCAGGGGACCCCCCTGTTTTATAAGGGGGACCAGGGTTGGTACGGTAGGAACACCAGGGTCTCCAAATCCGATAGACTTCTTATTCCCCCTTTTAGATAAAAGAACTGAGAACTGTCCTGCCAGGTGTGGGGCAGCTCGCAACCCCTGCCCTTCTTTTTGAGAAGTAAGTCGTATTTCTAATTTGTTCAATCCCTCTCTGGGTGTGCCAAGTTTGATACAATAAGTTTCAAGACCATCAAAGGATAAAAAGAATTCATTAGTGGAATTGCCAGAAGAAAATGGAGCATAATCCGTAATATCAATATGTTGTTCATTAAAATACAATGTCCAGTCCCCTGTGAGGCTGCCCTTTTCAATCAGAAAGGTAAGAGGTCCCGTAAAATCCTGACAGTAGAATTCATAAAAATAGGTGACTGCTTGAGGAGGGAACAGAAGTTCCTTGGAGTTCCCAAAACGATCTTTAATACGAAGGGGTAGCCGAAGATTTCCCCGACTACATTGATCGATAAGCGGCATAGGTTCCACGAGTATAGTTTCTTCTGTCCCCTCTAGTTTCAGAATCCATCGGTCCAACAGGAGCGTATTCTCTGAGAGAATTTCTATACTATGGGGAGCTTTGATATCAAGATCGATAACCTCATAAGAAGGGATGTTTTCTGTATTAGAAAAGTTACTATCAGGCTTATAAGCTGTAACGCTGGTTTTGTGAGAATAAGATTTTCTCTGTGGCGAAAAACTGATGTATCGACTTTCAAATGGAGCAAGGTGTACCACCTGGGAATTTGTAACCCCCAATGCGGCCTTTTTATGAACTGGTCCACAAATAAGTACCGTTTTCTCTTCAGGTAAAGGGTTAATCACAAACAACCAGGAGGACTTCTTACGTTGATAAAGCATCCCTTGCACCTCGGTTGCTTCTTGTCCTTTCTGGGAGTTCTGGACATACTGAATAGAAAAATCCCTTAAACCAGCCTCTTCTAAAACATCGGGTATGTCTGAAATATTCTGGATTACCCGTGAGTGTTTCCAAAGTTCTTCCCATGCCTCAAGGGAAACCTCCCCAATAGTGTTCATGGGGGCTTTCCCACACCAGAGGAATTTTCCTCCTGTTTCAAGGAATGTTAGAGCTTTGTGATATACGCCATCTTCAATGGCATGACAGGGGGGTATAATAACACATTCAAAACGTTGGTCCCCTATTTTTATCTCCCCCTTTTTCACAGAAGCCTTCTGAAATAGTTCGGGGTCAACAATCCAAAAATCAAAATGATGAGAAAAAAGAATATTCTGAAGTTCCGCAAAGGATGCAGCTTCTTCCTTTTGTTTAGAAGAACCAAAAGGAAGACTCCATTGAGAGGTAACGGGATCGAGAAGGAGAATGCGTGGGCATCGATCCCGATTATTTGTCCATTTGAGGATCTCTACTACGTACTCTGAAAGGAGGTCCTGATAAGACCACCATGGCATTTGAAGAAATGAGGAAGGGGGGGCGTCATGCTTGGTAAGGGCTGCAGTGGTATAATAATAGGCATGGGGAACAAAAAAGTTAATTCCCTGCAGGGCGAGGCGGTCGTAGGTCCATTTCATATCCTGGATATCCATGCCCCAGCCAATGCTGTGAAAGGCTTCACACAAACAGTGTGTTTTGCCATATAAACGGGCTGCGGATGTAAGAATTCGAGGATTTGCACGATAACGGGCAGGAAGATCTTCCGGGGGTTCGCCTGCCTTTTGGTGTCCCGTATCGATGCCGGGGATATCCATATACCTGAGTTGACTGCTACGGAGAATCGGTTTTTCTCCAATATAATACAGGTTATGTTTACGACACCAGTCTCCAATAGTTTGGTCATAGCTTTTGATAAAGCCGTCGGTAAGGCTTTTCATAAAGCGATAACGAACCTTTGCACCGTTAGGGAATGATGTTTCTGTGAGAGCCGGTAAAAGGGGCAAAAGTTCCTCGTGCCAGTCTTGCCAATAAAGGGTGGGTATTTGGGGTGACCAGGGGATCCCCGCCCCTTCAAAACCAATAGGGTGTACTTCATCGGTAAAAAAACCTTTAATGGTTTTTCCAAATTCATCGCCTAACTCTTCTCGGTACCGTTCATGGGTAAGTTGAATAAAGTAGGAAACCGCCTCAGGATTTAGGGGATCTGGAAAGCGATCGTAATATTTATGTCCTCGTAAAGGAACTTCCTCGGCAATATAAACATAATACGACGGGGCAAGCGCTTTATCGTTCCTCAGGGATAAAGGATGAGGATCTCCTTTTATGAGTTTTTCTTTATTTTCTAGCTTGGTAGTGTCCCAATCAAGATAGAGGGTCGGTTCACAAGCGAGAAATCGTTTTTGATTTAGACTAGTAAGCCCGGTGTTATGAAAAACCTCGTTTGTAAAGAGGGTCCCTATATATGGTACGAGATCAATTTCCTTTTCCCAATCAGGCTGTCTAGGATTCCCCTTGTCCTGCAGGGGATATGCCCGAGCCCAAAGCACTCTTCCCCACTCAAGGGGAAACTGAGTTCTAGTACCTCTGGTAACCTCAAAGGTGTATATTTTTAGCTCCTTTGCCTCAAATTCAGGATGTTCTAAAACAACTCGCCCTCCTGCCGCAAGGCTAGGATAGGGATATTCATCGTAAAGCCAGATTTGCATACCCAGTCGTTTGGCTTCTCTTACGATTTGTCGAACGAGTCTGAACCAGTTTTGTGAAAGATAGGGTATACGAAGCCCCTGACGAGCACAGATAATACAGGCCTGGATTCCTTTTTGGTGCATGACCCTAAGTTGTTCTATGAGATGTTCTTCTTTTATTTCTCCATTCCAGAACCAGAATGGGGCAATAGGGAAAAGGTCATTCATAGGCTCCTCGTTTTTGCGAAATAAAATAGCGATATTCTTTTGGACTCATGCCAGTTTGTTCTTTAAAGAATTTCATAAATCCATGAGCATTAGGATATCCTGCTCGATTTGCTATTTCAGTAATAGAAAGCTTGGTTTCGCTAAGAAGTCGTTTTGCTTCGATGCTACGGACTTCGTTTATAAATTGTTTTAGAGGTTTCCCCATTTCTTCGTGAAAAATTCGGGAAAGATAAGCTTCGCTTAAATAGACATGGCGTGATAGCATGCAAAGACTTAAAGGCTCATGAAAATGATTTTGTACATAGCGGGCTATTCTTTCTGCTACTAATTTATTATGGGAATCTTTTTTATTTTTTGGAATCTCTATAATTTTTTGATACCAGGAACGAAAAAAAACTTCTAGTTCTTCAAAATTCCGGGCTGTAAGAATATCTTGATACTTTATCATCTGAACAAGCCCTCGTTCAGCTGCAAGTTTATTAAGAGCCGCCATGAGTTGAATCGCCATAGAATGCTGATGGTTTTTTTTAAGACTTTCCATAAGGACCGCATGGGCCTTTTCAACAGATCTTGTATCGGCCCGTCGTAATGCTAGAATCAATTCCTCCTCTGCATCAAAAGGATAGTTATTGTTATATCCCAACTCGGTTTCTAGTGAGGAATCTTGTGAAATACGAGTGCTTTCCCTTTCATAATTACGTTCTTTCCGGATTATGGTGCGCCCTTCATTAAAAGAACGGGCGATGTCCGAAAGGTTATGATAGACTTTTCCTACCCCTATCCGTACAGAAAAGAAATAGGGAGAAGCTAACTCTTTTTCTATTGTTTCTCGAACCTTTTCTGTTAGGACTTGTTTTGTTCCTTCATCTATATTTGCTTCAATAATAAGAGCGATTTCGTCTTCTCTGGTAAAAACTGCGGCGGTATGTCGTGTCATGGGAGCAATTACTTCCCGTAATGTGTCTAACACAAGAATAGTAGAAAGATCTCGCCGACGACTAATCTGGTCGTCGGTAATATCCTCTTCAATTATTGCTACTATACAAAAGAAATCTCCTTTAGGAGGAAAAGTAATACCGTAGGAAGAAAGAATCTTATCGAGATCTTCATCCTCTTCTATTCGACCTTTGAGCAAATTTTCAAGGATGTTGTTTCGCAAGATAGGTAGCTGTTCTCGTAGACTTTCTTCAAGGGCTTCGCTATGACTTCGTAATTTCCGTAATGTATCTTCTAAGGAATCGAGGGGATCTTTTTTTTGTGGTTCCTTCCCGGGTGAAACAATGTTGAGTAAATCTATCAAGAGCTTTTTTAGACGCCGGGAAAAATAGAAAGAAAAGCAAATCGAAAAAACGATTCCAAATAAAAATACTGAGGTGGAATAGGTTCGTAAAAAACGAATTTGGTTTGAAATAGCCGGAAGCGGAATAATACCTACATATTTCCACGGCACAAGATAAGAATTTCGGATGGTGCAAAGATACCGATCCCCACTCTCTATGATAAGCGAGGCCTCTTTTGAAGTAAGGGCTTTTTGAAAGATTGGATTGTTCTTTAAGAGCTGGGTGTATCCTCGTTCCTTAAGTTTAGAAAAAATATCTCCCTTTTCATCTATCAGAAGTAACTCTGTGTTTGTATCTGTAGTATCGATTCCCGCAAGATATCGGAGATAGGATTCATCCAAATTTATGACAATGAAGGGACCTCCATTAGAGTAACCAGAGCTGAGGTGTTTTACGACGGAGATAACGGAAATTCTGTTACCAGTACGGAGATCTTCTATCGAATGAGCCCCATACCAGCCAGTCTGAATTGGTTTTCCATCCATAAGGTGTAAAATGAAAGGATCCCCTTGTTCTGCGAATCTAAAATATCCTGCGTTTGGAATAAAAACTTTCTGTTCTTCAGGAAAGTAGATAGCAAGAGACTGAATATGACTATGGACAATCCGGAAATTATTCAGTTTATCATTAGTTTGGAGAATAAAATCGATTTTTCCTTCTTTGTAATATTTGGTAATCTTGCAAAGATCTGTTTCTGTTGATAGTTGTTGTAACGAGAGATCCGTTTGTCGGAGCGCCGTATCTAAGGAACGAGCTGCCTGTAGATAAAGTTGATGTTGGAGCCGTATAGTTTCTTCTTCTAACTCTGCAGGAGCTTTGGTTGAAAGAAGAAAGCCAGTTATCCCTGTTCCTATAATATTTCCAAGAAATAAAAAGAAGAAAAAGCGGGCGGCGCTCCCTGGCCAGGGGAGTTTTTTCCTAAAAGGGAAAGAAGAGTAGTGAAAGAAACTATTCAATAAAGGCCTGTGTATACCCATCGTCGCCCGTTCTTGTTCCTTTTTTTACTTGGTATACTGTTGTCGGTAGGCATTTACTAAATCTTTAACTACTTCATCCCCTCCTTCGGCCCTATATGCCCGAATAGCCTCATCAAAAAGGGTGTTAAATTTATCGGGACTGGAGAGTACCATCTTAGCAAGAGCTTCTTCCCATTTTTTCTGGAGTGCCACAAGATATTTATCTGCCACAGGGGTAGGAAGATTGAGAGGTGGGGTACTGTATTTCAGCAGGGTAATTGGAGTGCTTTCATTGATAAACTGTTGTCGCAGGTTCTCGGGGAAAAGACGGGCTGCATTTCGTAAGTACAGTGATTCTTCTCCTTTGCTTGCAAAGGGTTTCCGAAAGGCCATATACTGGGGTTCTATCCAGGAAACCCGGTTTGTGTATTTGACAGGATCAATTGGCTGGGGTACCCCATTGACCAGGGTGTAATCTATACCAGGTAAACCCAGGTTAGCCACCATGTAACCTTCTTCGCTGGCGAGCCAGTTTAGGTATTCCATAACAAGATCGGGGCGTTTTGCTGTCTTTGGAGAAAAGAAATAATACAGATAAGGGCTGTTCCGGATAAAGTTAACATAATATTCCTTGGATTCAGGATGTTTCCAGGGATTGATACTCACAAGCTGGGCCTCTGGAATATTTTGTTTCAGCTTTTCATAAACTGAACCATAGGCTGGATGATATGGCCAATGTCCAAAAGATACAAAGGCCCCAATCTCACCCCGGATTACCTTTTGTTTAAAAATAGCCCCGTCCTTATCTACCACGAATTCGCCGAGTAGCTTTTCGTTATAAAGTTTGTTTAGGAAGGCTATGGCATTTTTTGTTTCGGGCCAAAGTGGGGCTGGAGTTACGAGTCGTTCGCCAGTTGGGGGATCTTTCACAAAGGCCGGTAGGATAACACTTTCCCATAGGGTAAAAGAAGCCGAAGGACTCCCCATGAGAGCAAAGGGAACGAGTTTGTCCCCAACTCCACCGGGGTCCTTGTCCCGAAAGGCCTTAAGGACCGCATAAAACTCATCTACCGTTTTTGGAAGAGGGAGTCCCAATTTATCAAGCCAATCTTTCCGAATAAAGGTGGTATCTGCGACGCCGTTGGACTTACATACAAAGGTGTACTGCCGCCCATTGATTTTTCCTGCCTCAAGATCGGTACTACTGCTTATTTTCAGGATATTTATTCCTTTTTGGGCAAGAAGGTCGGTGTAATCAACGAGGGCCCCGTTCTTGACATAAAGGTTAAGGAGATTTTTATCGTAGGTAAAACAGAGGTCTGGCGCTTCTCCTGCTGCTAACATAAGAGGTAATTTTTGTGTTTCCTGAGCCCGGGGAATAGGGACAAAACGAACTTTAATACCCTTGGGGGCCATTTTTTCGTTCACATATCGAGTCCACCAATTGTCTTCAATAGTACCCTGGTCTGCTGGTATTGTTCCCCGATCCCATACGAGTTGGGTAATTTCTACCAGTTCCTTTGTTTGACCTGTTTTGTTTGTTCCGTCCTGTTGACCAGAAGCAAAAAGGAACATCGCTGTACCAAGCCATAGACACAGGACTTCCAAAACATCTCCCCATTTTCTCATACTAACCTCCTATTTGTTTTATACGATACACCGCCGGTGTATCGGGTTTTTTTGTAGAAAAAATGCCTTGTCATCTTCTCATCGCTATTTTCTGTTTTTTCCTCTGTACAAAGAACATCTTCTTTGAAAACTTCCTCTAGCCTTTTAAGGCTCCGAGGGTTACCCCTTTTATGAAATAGCGTTGCATAGCAGGATATACCACCAGAATAGGCAATACCGTAAGGGTTACCGTAGCTCCTTTTAGATTCTCTGGAACCACCCGAGAAATTGCTTCTGTATTCGCCTGGTTAAGCATGGCGTCGGAAAAGACATTCAGAACCTGGTATAGTTTGATTTGAAGGGTATATTTATTGGGGCTCTGCATGTAAATAAGGGCGCTGAAAAAAGTATTCCAATAGGCCACAGCATAAAATATTACCAGTGTCGCAATAACTGCCACTGACAAGGGAATCGCAAAACGAATCAGGTAGTTTATGTTTGAACATCCATCTAGTTTGGCCGATTCTTCTATTTCTACCGGTAACTCTCTAAAATAACTGATAGTGATAATCAGCAAGAAAGTATCGATGACAGAGGGAAGGATCAGGGCTCCCATGGTATTGGTTAATCCTAACCGTTTTACAAGGAGATAGGTAGGGATAAGGCCACCGCTAAAGTACATAGTTGCAACGATACAACGAAGAATGATATTCCGACCTTTTAACCCCTGTTTTGAGAGTGGATAAGCCATAAGAACCGTCATGCTTACGCTCGAAAATACCCCGAAAAGCGTTAAACGTGCCGTGAAGAGAAAAGCATTCATGATACTTTTATCCTTAAATAGCATTTTGTAGGCTTCTAGAGTGGGATCTACTGGCAAAAGGTATACTCTTCCCTCTAAAATTGCCTTGGCGCTACTTAAGGACATAGCGATGGTGTATATAAGAGGGTAAAGAAAAAATCCACATAAAAGAGCCATTAAAAGGTTATTCATAAAAATAAACAGAGATGTCCGTTTCATTATTTTACATCCCGCATAAAAATTCCTTTCTCTCCAAGGAAGCGTGCTACGTAATCTGCTCCCAGAAGGAAAACAAAATTCACTATAGATTGAATAAGACCTACCGCGGTAGTAAAGCTAAACTGGGCTTGTAAAAGACCCCGTTCATAAATAAATGTAGAAAGAACGGTAGATACCCGTGCAACAAGAGCGTTCCCCAGAAGATAGGGTTGTTCAAATCCAATGGTCATAATTTTACCGATCTGTAAGATAAGGATTACTACAATGGTCCCTTTAATACCGGGAAGTGTGATATACCACATTTTATGTAGCCGGTTTGCCCCATCGATTGAGGCAGCTTCGTACAGGGCAGGATCAATAGTGCTGAGGGCCGCTAAGTAAATAATAGCAGCCCATCCCATATCTTTCCAAATACCTGAAAGGATATAAACAACGGTCCACCAGAACTCATTTCCCAAGAAAGCAATTTCCTTGGCTCCTATTTTTCTTAAAAATACGTTGATCAAACCCGTTTCTTTAGCAGTAAAGGAAAGAATAAGACCGTACAGGATAACCCAGGAGATAAAATGGGGAAGGTAAGAAATAGACTGGATAGTCTTTTTGTATACTTCGTTATTTATCTCGTTTAATAAAAGGGCGAACAGTATAGGTAGCGGAAAAGTAATGCAGAGGGAAAGAACATTTAGGCGAATCGTGTTTGTTAATGCCCGCCAGAACTCGCTATCTCGAAATACTTCTTTAAAAACATCAAGTCCTACCCACGGGCTCTTAAATACACCGATCATAAAGTTATAATCTTTAAAAGCCATTAAAATTCCGTACAAAGGGATGTACTTAAAAATAAAATAAAAAGTTATCCCTGGAATCAGCATTAGATAAAGGTCTGCTTCTGTTTTTCGCTTCATATTCAGTATGGTAGGAGTGAAGGGTAAAAGACGCAAGTTAATTTTTTTTAAAAAGAGTCCCTCTTTTGTCGAGTTGTATATACTTTACCCCAATTCTTTATTTCCAGTGTATAATATGGGCCATGTGGAAAAAACTGTATCATTGGTGGAGCGGTTTAAGAATTCAATATAAACTAGCGTTGATATTACTCCTGGCTATTGGGATGGTCTCGTTTTTTAGTATGGGGGCAATCCGGGTTGTTTCTCATTTCTACGAACAACTCCTGTATACCCAGGCTGCGGGGACTTTACAGCTTGCTTCTATCAATATTGAAAAGGAACTACAGCGGATCGAACAAATTTCTTTTACCATTTTGCAGAATCGAGATATTCAGCAAAGCCTTGACCGCATCCGTACTATCCGCTCTGAACCGATTCTGGGGCAGGAAAAGAAACGACTGGTCGATCTCCTATGGGTTACAACCTTTGAGAAAAATGTGCTTTCAGTCAATATTATTGATGTTTTTGGTAATCAGTATGCGGGGGGACTCAGTTTTTCCTCTTCCCATATACCAGAAATTGTACAGAAGGCAGCTCAGAAACAAGGGAGCATGGAGATCCACATTCTCAAAGAAGAGCCGGGGGTCTTGGTTTGTGCTCGTCAGATCAGAAAAATCGAACAGTTAAGCCTGGAACCATTAGGAACCCTTCTTATACGGGTAAACTTAAAAAAAATGGTACAGGAGGCTCTTGCGGGAGTTCTTGATCGTATGAGCCTGGTGATTCTTTCCGATTCGACTCCTTTTTATGCCTCTGAGCCCATTCTTGCTGCAATGGCTCAACGTTTTGTGGCAAGCCGGCGTGCCTATGGAAGTCTCGATAATCCCGAAGGCCGACGTTATTTTGTGACGGTTGGTACATCGACGCAAAATTCCTGGACCTATGTGACCTTTATTGAATATGAACGGATATTCAAACGGCTTGAGTTAGTTAATTCTCTTAGTATCCTTATCCTAATTCTCCTGGTCTTTTTTGCCTACTTCATTCTTGTTCGCATTGGGCGAAGTATCAGTTTACCCCTAGAACTACTTTCTGCGTATGCTACTCATGTGGAAAAGGGGGATTTTACTATTCCCTTTATCCAAGAGGATGTTTTTTTGCGACATAATGATGAAATAGGGCAGATTGAACGGGACTTTATTTTTCTTTTGAACAAGATTAATGACCTTATCAAAGAAAATTATGCCCATGAATTACTTGCAAAGGATGCCCAACTCAAAGCTCTAGAAGCCCAAATAAATCCCCATTTTTTGTATAATACTTTGGATACGGTCCACTGGCTTGCTAAGCTCAGGAACGAACAGGAAATCGCCGCCATTGTGGAAGCTCTGGCGTATATTTTACGAAAATCCCTGTCGAGTAAAGAACCAACGATCTCTCTGAAAGAAGAACTTGAACTCCTTAAAGCCTATGTCACTATTCAAAAAATCCGTTTTGGGAAAAAACTGGAAGTTTTTTATTTTGTGGCACCAGAATTAGAATCCTGTACTATTCCAAAGTTGACCCTTCAACCTATTGTGGAAAATTCTATTGTCCATGGAATTGAGGTGACGGGGAACCCCTGTTTCATTCGAGTTGAAAGTGAAGATCAGGGTGATGATTTTGTGCTTCATATCTCTGATACAGGACCTGGTTTTCAGGAGGAGAAAGAAAAACGGGGCAGTGGTATTGGTCTTGCCAATATTCATCAACGGATTCAGTTGTTGTGCGGAGAGTCCTATGGGCTTTCAATCCAGAGTGTTAGCAAAAGCGGCACAATGGTTTCTATCCATCTACCCAAAAGGAGGGCAGAACCATGTACTCAGTCTTGATTGTGGATGATGAAGAAATAATTCGTCAGGGTATTGCTCAGGTTATTCCCTGGGAAGCAGAAGGTTTTCGTCTCATAGGAGTCGCTGAAAATGGCCAGGAGGCCCTAGAAAAGGTTGAATTATTTCATCCTGACATTGTCCTCACTGATATCAAAATGCCTGTCATGGATGGGATTGAACTTATCCGACAGGTACGGGAACGGGGTTTTTCAGTCGAATTTATTATTCTCTCTGGCTATGGTGAATTTGAATTAGCCCAGGCCGCCCTTGAATATGGAGCTCGGCACTATCTTTTAAAGCCTTCGAGCGAGGCCACAATTATAGAAGCCCTACGGCATGTGGCCGAACAGATTGAAAAAAAACGGAATGACGAAGCTTTTATCAAGGAATCAAAGGAACGGCTCTATAAATTTCTTCCTTTAGTCAAAGAACAATTTATTCGGGATCTTTTTATGGGGGCTTCGTATACAGAAGAGGAATTCGAATATTATCGTACCTATCTTCATATTGATTTTGAAACAGCCTCATTAGTGTTATATCAGATTGAAGGAATTCTTTCTTATGAGGATCTTTTTGTACTACTTCGGATCTGCAAAAAACTATCTCCTAGTCAGGATGCAATAGGAACAATTATCAATTCCCATGTGGTTGTGCTATATCCACTGGTACAGGAACAGGTGTTGATCTCACATATAGAACAGGTCCAGAAAGAATTTGCTACGTATTTTTCTCGAAAAATTTCGGTGCTGTATGAGACCCAGGTATCGCTTCACGAGCTTGATTCTTTGTATCAAGAACTTCTTATAGGATGTCGCTACCTGGCTCAGAAAAATCCGGGCCTTGTCTGGCATCGAACCCAGATACCCTTCAGTGAGATTCGAAAATCGGATGATCTGTATCGATTGCAGGATTTACTTCTTGCTCTTCAATGTGGAGACAAGGCGGCAGTAAGTCGGGAATTAGAATCCCTGTTTGCGGTGTATCGCAGCAAAAAAATGGGTCTTCGGCTTGTTCGTTCTCATCTTGAACAACTTTTTTTGTGGTTAGAAAAAGAGGGAAATTTTGAATTTTTTAGAGAATCAATAGATATTTTTCTGGGAAGTGTCTCTGATACAACAAGTTTAGAAGAATTAGAAAACATGGTACGAACAATGTTCGAAGAACTGGTGAATCGGAACTATCGATCTATTAAAAATTATAAAAACCGGCTGGTAAATTTGCTTATTCATTATGCTCAAGCCCACCTTTCGAATGAACACCTTTCTCTTAAATGGCTTGCTCAGAAGTATCTCCATGTCGATCCGGGGTATCTTAGTAAGCTCTTTGTGAAAGAAACGGGTCAACGATTTAAACACTATCTCCTTAGAATGCGAATTGAAAAAGCTCGACGACTTCTGGATGTATACAGTGAAGATCGAATCTATGAAATTGCCCGAGAAGTGGGGATGGGGGACAATCCTCAATATTTTAGTCAGGTCTTTAAGAAGTATACGGGGAAAAGCCCTTCAGAATATAAAAAGACTACCATTTTTTGAACAAAAATCACGTTTTTTTATACATCCTTTT
The DNA window shown above is from Treponema sp. J25 and carries:
- a CDS encoding sensor histidine kinase, which translates into the protein MWKKLYHWWSGLRIQYKLALILLLAIGMVSFFSMGAIRVVSHFYEQLLYTQAAGTLQLASINIEKELQRIEQISFTILQNRDIQQSLDRIRTIRSEPILGQEKKRLVDLLWVTTFEKNVLSVNIIDVFGNQYAGGLSFSSSHIPEIVQKAAQKQGSMEIHILKEEPGVLVCARQIRKIEQLSLEPLGTLLIRVNLKKMVQEALAGVLDRMSLVILSDSTPFYASEPILAAMAQRFVASRRAYGSLDNPEGRRYFVTVGTSTQNSWTYVTFIEYERIFKRLELVNSLSILILILLVFFAYFILVRIGRSISLPLELLSAYATHVEKGDFTIPFIQEDVFLRHNDEIGQIERDFIFLLNKINDLIKENYAHELLAKDAQLKALEAQINPHFLYNTLDTVHWLAKLRNEQEIAAIVEALAYILRKSLSSKEPTISLKEELELLKAYVTIQKIRFGKKLEVFYFVAPELESCTIPKLTLQPIVENSIVHGIEVTGNPCFIRVESEDQGDDFVLHISDTGPGFQEEKEKRGSGIGLANIHQRIQLLCGESYGLSIQSVSKSGTMVSIHLPKRRAEPCTQS
- a CDS encoding response regulator produces the protein MYSVLIVDDEEIIRQGIAQVIPWEAEGFRLIGVAENGQEALEKVELFHPDIVLTDIKMPVMDGIELIRQVRERGFSVEFIILSGYGEFELAQAALEYGARHYLLKPSSEATIIEALRHVAEQIEKKRNDEAFIKESKERLYKFLPLVKEQFIRDLFMGASYTEEEFEYYRTYLHIDFETASLVLYQIEGILSYEDLFVLLRICKKLSPSQDAIGTIINSHVVVLYPLVQEQVLISHIEQVQKEFATYFSRKISVLYETQVSLHELDSLYQELLIGCRYLAQKNPGLVWHRTQIPFSEIRKSDDLYRLQDLLLALQCGDKAAVSRELESLFAVYRSKKMGLRLVRSHLEQLFLWLEKEGNFEFFRESIDIFLGSVSDTTSLEELENMVRTMFEELVNRNYRSIKNYKNRLVNLLIHYAQAHLSNEHLSLKWLAQKYLHVDPGYLSKLFVKETGQRFKHYLLRMRIEKARRLLDVYSEDRIYEIAREVGMGDNPQYFSQVFKKYTGKSPSEYKKTTIF